The Alphaproteobacteria bacterium genome contains a region encoding:
- a CDS encoding acyl-CoA dehydrogenase C-terminal domain-containing protein encodes MPVYNAPIRDFEFVLNDYLGLERYQDVAGFSDVGDDLRSAILQEGGRFCEEVLFPLNQTGDAQGLKFENGQVTLPDGFVDAYKQYVAGGWPSFACDPKYGGQGLPEFLNMPVIEMICSANLSFGITPGLSHGAYNALLLHGAEALKKKYLPKITTGEWSGVMCLTEPQCGTDLGLIRTTATENDDGSYAITGTKIFISSGEQDATENIIHLVLAKLPDAPEGTKGISLFVVPKVMVDDAGNLGENNNVACGAIEHKMGIHASPTCVMNYENAKGWLVGTPHNGMKYMFTMMNAARLYVGVQGLGLAEVAYQNALAYAKERIQGRALTGPVQPQKAADPIIVHADVRRMLLTMRAFTEGARALCMEAALKLDLMHRHSDKAVREESDHFIQLMTPIIKAYFTDMGSEVANLAMQVHGGYGYITEYGIEQYVRDARIAQIYEGTNGIQGMDLIGRKLPYNTGRYLRAFFHPAMAFVEDNRDNSAMAEFTKPLYTHLKYLQQASLWLGQKGLSNPNDAAAGAVEYLRMFALVVFAYIWAKQAKIALEKIEHGTEDKEFYEAKLTTARFYMNKILPGTLSLLSSITNGSESVMKAKL; translated from the coding sequence ATGCCCGTATATAACGCTCCCATCCGCGACTTTGAGTTTGTGTTAAATGATTATCTTGGCCTTGAGCGCTATCAGGATGTTGCTGGATTCTCTGATGTAGGCGATGATTTGCGTAGTGCGATTTTGCAAGAAGGCGGACGTTTCTGCGAAGAAGTGCTGTTTCCGCTGAATCAAACTGGTGATGCGCAAGGACTGAAATTTGAAAATGGGCAGGTTACACTGCCTGATGGTTTTGTGGATGCCTATAAGCAATATGTGGCAGGTGGCTGGCCGTCTTTTGCGTGCGATCCTAAATATGGTGGGCAGGGACTACCAGAGTTTTTGAACATGCCCGTTATCGAAATGATTTGCTCAGCAAACTTGTCATTTGGTATTACCCCGGGTCTGTCACATGGCGCATATAATGCGTTGTTGCTGCATGGGGCAGAAGCGTTGAAAAAGAAATATTTACCCAAAATCACCACGGGTGAATGGTCGGGTGTTATGTGTCTGACAGAACCACAATGCGGCACCGACCTAGGGCTAATACGCACGACAGCCACAGAAAATGACGATGGCAGCTATGCGATTACTGGCACAAAGATTTTTATATCATCGGGCGAGCAGGATGCTACTGAAAATATTATTCATTTAGTATTGGCAAAACTTCCTGACGCTCCCGAGGGCACAAAAGGTATCAGCTTGTTTGTGGTGCCAAAAGTCATGGTAGATGATGCCGGAAATCTGGGAGAAAACAATAATGTAGCTTGTGGTGCAATAGAGCATAAAATGGGTATTCATGCCTCACCAACTTGTGTGATGAATTACGAGAATGCCAAAGGCTGGCTAGTAGGTACGCCGCATAATGGCATGAAATACATGTTTACCATGATGAACGCCGCACGCCTGTATGTGGGAGTGCAAGGACTTGGTTTGGCCGAAGTGGCATATCAAAATGCATTGGCTTATGCTAAAGAACGCATACAGGGCAGGGCGCTTACGGGGCCTGTTCAGCCACAAAAAGCTGCTGATCCTATTATTGTTCATGCAGATGTGCGGCGTATGCTGCTTACCATGCGTGCTTTTACGGAAGGGGCGCGGGCATTGTGTATGGAGGCCGCACTCAAACTCGATTTAATGCATCGCCATAGCGATAAAGCCGTGCGTGAAGAGTCCGATCATTTTATTCAGCTGATGACGCCAATTATCAAAGCCTATTTCACGGATATGGGTTCAGAGGTCGCCAATTTAGCAATGCAGGTGCATGGCGGCTATGGCTATATTACCGAATACGGCATTGAGCAATATGTGCGCGATGCGCGTATTGCCCAAATTTACGAAGGTACAAACGGCATTCAGGGTATGGATTTGATTGGGCGAAAGTTACCATATAATACAGGGCGTTATTTGCGGGCATTTTTTCATCCGGCGATGGCATTTGTAGAAGATAATCGTGATAATTCCGCCATGGCAGAATTTACCAAGCCATTATATACGCACTTAAAATATCTTCAGCAAGCAAGCTTATGGCTGGGGCAAAAAGGGCTTTCTAATCCCAATGATGCCGCCGCCGGCGCCGTGGAATATCTACGCATGTTTGCGCTGGTCGTGTTTGCGTATATTTGGGCAAAACAAGCAAAAATTGCTCTGGAAAAAATAGAGCATGGCACAGAGGACAAAGAATTTTATGAAGCAAAGCTTACAACCGCCCGCTTCTATATGAATAAAATTTTACCGGGTACATTATCGCTACTTTCCAGCATCACCAACGGCAGTGAAAGTGTGATGAAGGCGAAGCTATGA
- a CDS encoding thiolase family protein: MSQAVIAGYVRSPFTPANRGALARVRPDDFAAQTIKGLIAKTGVKPEDVEDLLVGCAFPEGEQGYNLGRMLVFLSGLPETAGGVTINRWCGSSMEAIHMAAGKIATNSGKVFICAGVESMSRIPMGGYNLLPNPDLYQNHPEAYMSMGLTAENLAKKYNIDREAQEEFAVNSHKKALAGDLADEIIPIQTKNGVVDKDGCVRADTSAEALSALKPAFDASGTVTAGTSSPLTDGAVAVLVVSEDYAKENNLPILARIKSMAVDGIAPEIMGMGPVHASKKALSRAGVSLSDVDVVELNEAFAAQSLACIQEMGLDSAKVNMEGGAVALGHPLGASGARITGKAAKLLNDKGGKYALATMCIGGGQGIATVLEAV, from the coding sequence ATGTCACAAGCTGTAATCGCCGGATATGTCCGCTCTCCTTTTACTCCTGCAAACCGTGGTGCGCTGGCGCGAGTACGCCCTGATGATTTTGCAGCACAAACCATAAAAGGACTGATTGCCAAAACAGGTGTGAAGCCTGAAGATGTAGAGGATTTACTGGTAGGTTGCGCATTCCCCGAAGGTGAGCAAGGCTATAATCTGGGGCGTATGCTGGTGTTTTTATCAGGTTTGCCAGAAACCGCCGGAGGGGTGACTATTAACCGCTGGTGTGGTTCTTCTATGGAAGCCATACATATGGCAGCAGGTAAAATCGCCACCAATAGTGGTAAAGTATTTATCTGTGCCGGCGTAGAATCGATGTCACGTATTCCAATGGGTGGATATAATCTACTCCCTAACCCTGATTTATATCAAAACCACCCAGAGGCTTATATGTCGATGGGATTAACCGCAGAAAATCTTGCGAAAAAATATAATATAGATCGCGAAGCGCAGGAAGAATTTGCAGTTAATAGCCATAAAAAAGCGTTGGCAGGAGATTTGGCCGATGAAATTATTCCCATTCAAACTAAAAATGGTGTTGTAGATAAAGATGGCTGTGTGCGTGCTGATACTTCTGCCGAAGCGTTGTCTGCTCTGAAACCAGCATTTGACGCAAGTGGCACTGTTACGGCTGGAACATCTTCACCGCTTACCGATGGTGCTGTGGCGGTATTGGTAGTTTCGGAAGATTATGCAAAAGAAAACAATTTGCCCATTCTGGCACGTATTAAATCCATGGCTGTAGATGGCATTGCGCCGGAAATCATGGGAATGGGGCCAGTACATGCCAGCAAGAAAGCGCTTAGCCGCGCAGGCGTTTCTTTGAGCGATGTAGATGTGGTGGAACTAAACGAGGCGTTTGCTGCGCAATCTCTCGCATGTATTCAGGAAATGGGGCTGGATAGCGCCAAGGTCAATATGGAGGGCGGCGCGGTGGCGTTAGGGCATCCATTAGGGGCAAGCGGCGCACGTATTACCGGAAAAGCCGCAAAATTACTCAATGACAAAGGCGGAAAATATGCGCTGGCTACCATGTGTATTGGCGGCGGGCAAGGCATTGCCACGGTATTAGAGGCCGTATAA
- a CDS encoding 3-hydroxyacyl-CoA dehydrogenase/enoyl-CoA hydratase family protein, which produces MTKIQKVAVLGSGVMGSGIAAHVANAGVPVLLLDIVPKDASNRNVLAETAIEKLKKSKPAAISHPKKLRLITAGNMEDDIDKLADVDWIIEAVLEDPKVKHDVYQKIDAVRKQGSVVSSNTSTLPLKALVHGQSEAFKQDFMITHFFNPPRYMRLLEVVGGDTLRTDARQVIEQFADVQLGKGVVQCKDTPGFIANRIGIYWMMVGLLEAMRLGISVEEADAVMGRPVGIPKTGVFGLFDLVGIDLMPHIGKAMLQLLPENDSFHAMYQEPELIKKMIADGYTGRKGKGGFYRLNKDANGKRVKEAINLQTGEYAPAQKPKLASVNAARAGLVALVTHEDIGGQYAATVLLETLRYAASLIPEISDDIVSVDKAMRTGFNWKYGPFELIDRLKYKDKDGTALFATKLQEMGKPVPDIIAAAKGRPLYDIQNGRPCAMTLKGEYVPIERSAGVLLLSDAKLAASGKPVTKNGSATLWDMGDGVACLEFTSKMNSIDPDILSMMGKSLEIVKSNFKGLVIGGDGDNFSVGANLGFMLYAANMAAYPLISDVIRQGQQAVMALKYAPFPVVSALHGMALGGGCETILHSTHVQAHLESYAGLVEVGVGLVPGWGGCKEMVFRFVREDGKGGAMPGISKAFENIATAKVSESADLARDLGILREADSITMNRERLLADAKATCLKAAESFEQRQSHTIHLPGRGGWAALNMAVDNFVANGMATPHDAFISRHLATILTGGDCDVNDEITEQHLLDLEHEVFMELVRHPATLDRIEHMLLTGKPLRN; this is translated from the coding sequence ATGACCAAAATACAAAAAGTTGCCGTTCTGGGATCTGGCGTAATGGGTAGCGGAATTGCCGCCCATGTTGCCAATGCAGGAGTTCCTGTATTGCTGTTGGATATTGTTCCCAAAGATGCCAGTAATCGTAATGTGCTAGCAGAAACTGCAATTGAAAAACTCAAGAAATCAAAACCCGCAGCAATTTCACACCCCAAAAAACTGCGGCTGATAACCGCTGGCAATATGGAAGACGATATCGATAAGCTTGCCGATGTGGATTGGATTATTGAAGCGGTGCTTGAGGATCCAAAGGTAAAGCATGACGTATACCAAAAAATAGATGCTGTGCGTAAGCAGGGTTCAGTAGTGTCGTCCAACACGTCAACGCTGCCGCTAAAGGCGCTGGTGCATGGGCAATCTGAAGCCTTTAAACAAGATTTTATGATTACGCATTTTTTCAACCCGCCGCGTTATATGCGCCTGTTGGAAGTAGTGGGTGGGGATACATTGCGCACCGATGCCCGTCAGGTGATTGAGCAATTTGCCGATGTGCAATTGGGTAAAGGCGTGGTGCAGTGTAAGGACACACCAGGTTTTATTGCCAACCGCATTGGCATTTATTGGATGATGGTCGGGTTGCTGGAGGCGATGCGGCTGGGTATTTCTGTTGAAGAGGCCGATGCAGTAATGGGACGCCCCGTCGGTATCCCAAAAACCGGTGTATTTGGCCTGTTCGATTTGGTGGGTATAGATTTAATGCCGCATATTGGCAAAGCCATGTTGCAGCTTTTGCCCGAAAACGACAGTTTTCATGCCATGTATCAAGAGCCGGAACTTATTAAAAAAATGATCGCCGATGGCTATACTGGTCGCAAAGGCAAAGGTGGTTTTTATCGTTTGAATAAAGATGCGAACGGTAAGCGCGTGAAAGAGGCCATCAATTTGCAAACGGGGGAATATGCTCCAGCGCAAAAACCAAAACTGGCAAGTGTGAATGCAGCGCGGGCAGGGCTGGTAGCGTTGGTTACACATGAGGACATTGGCGGCCAATATGCGGCAACGGTGCTTTTGGAAACCCTGCGCTATGCGGCTTCGCTCATTCCCGAAATCTCGGACGATATCGTATCTGTAGATAAAGCGATGCGTACGGGATTTAACTGGAAATATGGTCCGTTTGAGTTGATTGACCGTTTGAAATATAAAGATAAAGATGGAACAGCGTTATTTGCCACAAAGCTACAGGAAATGGGCAAGCCCGTCCCTGATATTATTGCAGCGGCAAAGGGGCGCCCGCTTTACGACATACAAAATGGCCGCCCTTGCGCTATGACATTGAAGGGCGAATATGTACCTATTGAGCGTTCTGCCGGAGTGCTGCTGTTGTCGGATGCTAAACTAGCGGCGAGTGGTAAGCCCGTTACCAAAAACGGCTCTGCTACTTTGTGGGATATGGGCGATGGTGTGGCTTGTTTAGAATTCACCAGCAAAATGAACTCTATCGACCCAGATATTTTATCCATGATGGGTAAAAGCCTCGAAATTGTGAAAAGCAATTTCAAAGGTCTTGTTATTGGCGGAGATGGCGATAATTTCTCCGTGGGTGCGAATTTGGGCTTCATGCTTTATGCCGCCAATATGGCAGCGTATCCGTTGATAAGTGATGTAATCCGCCAAGGACAGCAAGCAGTAATGGCATTAAAATATGCTCCGTTTCCTGTTGTGTCTGCCTTGCATGGCATGGCGCTTGGCGGAGGCTGCGAAACTATTTTGCATTCCACCCATGTGCAGGCGCATTTAGAAAGCTATGCCGGATTAGTAGAGGTTGGCGTAGGCTTAGTGCCAGGTTGGGGAGGCTGTAAAGAAATGGTGTTCCGCTTTGTGCGCGAAGACGGCAAAGGCGGTGCTATGCCCGGAATTTCAAAAGCGTTTGAAAATATTGCTACAGCTAAAGTATCAGAATCTGCAGACTTAGCGCGGGATTTAGGTATTCTGCGCGAGGCCGATAGCATTACTATGAATCGTGAGCGTTTGCTAGCGGATGCGAAAGCCACTTGTCTGAAAGCAGCAGAAAGCTTCGAGCAGCGCCAATCGCATACCATTCATTTGCCCGGCCGTGGAGGATGGGCAGCTTTAAATATGGCGGTAGATAATTTTGTAGCGAATGGTATGGCCACCCCACATGATGCCTTTATTTCGCGCCACCTCGCCACTATTCTTACAGGGGGCGATTGTGATGTTAACGATGAGATTACCGAGCAACATTTGCTGGATCTGGAGCATGAAGTGTTTATGGAATTAGTGCGGCATCCTGCAACACTCGACCGTATCGAACATATGCTATTAACCGGCAAGCCATTGAGAAACTAG